In one Ketobacter sp. MCCC 1A13808 genomic region, the following are encoded:
- a CDS encoding acyl-CoA dehydrogenase C-terminal domain-containing protein, which yields MPEYKAPRRDIQFVLHEVLKLEEHYKALRGDEEVNRDLIDAILEEGAKFCENELAPLNRNGDEEGCGFENGQVTTPKGFKEAYQKYIEGGWPALSASIEDGGQGLPNSLGIMISEMVGTANWSWGMYPGLSHGAIKTLESHGTPEQKERFLTRLISGEWTGTMCLTESHCGTDLGILRTKAEPNADGSYSITGNKIFISAGDHDMVDNIIHIVLARLPDAPKGTKGISLFIVPKVNVGEDGTLGEANGVTCGSIEHKMGIKASATCVLNFEGAKGYLIGPPNRGLNCMFTFMNTARIGTALQGVSAAEGSFQGALAYAKDRLAMRSLSGPKAPDKEADPIIVHPDVRRMLLTQKAFAEGGRAMLYYLSMQGDVVEHAEDEEAKKLADDLMAFLTPIAKAFCTEAGLEAANHGVQVFGGHGFIREWGMEQIVRDTRISTLYEGTTGIQALDLLGRKVMLTQGALLKNFTKIVHKFCKENADNESMAEFIAPLSAVNKEWGDVTTQIGMRAMANQEEIGAAAVDYLMYSGYITLAYFWALMAKSAQEQLAAGSSDVGFYTAKVQTARFYFKRILPRTKAHVETLNGGIDSLMEMEEDNFGFY from the coding sequence ATGCCAGAATATAAAGCTCCCAGACGAGATATACAGTTTGTATTGCACGAAGTTCTGAAGTTGGAAGAGCATTACAAAGCGCTGCGTGGCGATGAGGAAGTTAATCGTGATTTGATTGATGCCATTCTGGAAGAAGGCGCTAAGTTCTGCGAAAACGAGTTGGCGCCCTTGAATCGCAATGGCGATGAAGAAGGTTGTGGCTTTGAGAACGGCCAGGTCACAACTCCAAAAGGTTTTAAAGAGGCGTATCAAAAATACATCGAGGGTGGATGGCCAGCACTTAGCGCATCTATTGAAGATGGTGGCCAGGGCTTGCCGAATTCATTGGGAATTATGATCAGTGAAATGGTGGGTACTGCGAATTGGTCCTGGGGAATGTATCCCGGACTCAGCCATGGCGCAATTAAAACGCTGGAATCGCATGGTACTCCTGAGCAAAAAGAGCGGTTTTTGACTCGGTTGATATCCGGAGAATGGACCGGAACCATGTGTTTAACCGAATCACACTGTGGAACGGATTTGGGAATTTTGCGCACGAAAGCGGAGCCCAATGCCGACGGCTCTTACAGCATTACCGGAAACAAAATATTTATTTCGGCGGGTGACCACGACATGGTGGATAATATTATTCACATTGTATTGGCGCGCTTACCGGATGCGCCCAAAGGCACCAAGGGCATTTCTTTGTTCATTGTACCTAAAGTAAATGTCGGCGAAGACGGTACCTTGGGTGAAGCCAACGGAGTGACCTGCGGCTCTATCGAACACAAAATGGGAATCAAAGCCTCAGCCACTTGTGTGCTGAACTTCGAAGGCGCGAAAGGGTATCTGATCGGCCCCCCTAATCGCGGTCTGAACTGCATGTTCACTTTTATGAATACAGCGCGTATCGGAACTGCGTTGCAGGGCGTCTCGGCTGCGGAAGGTTCATTCCAGGGTGCATTGGCGTACGCAAAAGATCGTTTAGCCATGCGCTCATTAAGCGGACCTAAGGCACCGGATAAAGAAGCTGACCCGATCATTGTTCATCCGGATGTTCGTCGCATGCTGTTGACCCAGAAGGCTTTTGCTGAAGGCGGTCGTGCAATGTTGTATTACCTGTCCATGCAGGGTGACGTGGTTGAGCATGCTGAAGACGAAGAAGCGAAAAAACTGGCCGATGACTTGATGGCATTTTTGACCCCGATTGCGAAAGCCTTTTGTACAGAAGCCGGTCTGGAAGCCGCCAATCATGGTGTACAAGTATTTGGTGGTCACGGTTTTATCCGGGAATGGGGTATGGAGCAAATTGTTCGCGACACCCGCATCTCCACGTTGTATGAAGGCACTACCGGTATCCAGGCCCTGGATTTATTAGGGCGTAAAGTGATGTTGACGCAGGGCGCGTTACTCAAAAACTTCACCAAGATCGTTCACAAATTCTGCAAAGAAAATGCAGATAACGAATCTATGGCGGAGTTTATCGCGCCTTTGTCAGCGGTTAACAAAGAATGGGGTGACGTGACAACTCAGATTGGCATGCGGGCGATGGCCAATCAGGAAGAAATTGGCGCTGCTGCAGTGGATTATCTAATGTACAGCGGTTACATCACGTTAGCCTATTTTTGGGCCTTGATGGCCAAGTCCGCCCAAGAGCAGTTGGCTGCCGGTAGCAGTGACGTTGGTTTCTATACCGCGAAAGTTCAGACAGCCCGTTTTTATTTTAAGCGTATCCTGCCGCGCACCAAAGCGCACGTTGAAACACTTAACGGCGGCATAGATAGTTTGATGGAGATGGAAGAAGATAATTTCGGCTTCTATTGA